A genomic window from Salvelinus namaycush isolate Seneca chromosome 21, SaNama_1.0, whole genome shotgun sequence includes:
- the LOC120066683 gene encoding C2 calcium-dependent domain-containing protein 4C-like, giving the protein MWVVEKIRVSVERTNLPLPSTEYSFRIGDMFGEKAEKHKRLSLCPNIITPDTIPEFCIPPKIPSFQEPKGTEQSRQAPIIRVSLCESERGSPKREAPTRKLISPHIIQVENVDESPYDCSDEETTNADPQSQAALSLPHMAKAQTCYGFCTLLESPHTRRKESLFHNDPGSCGIPLLLPRSRSNTCSRVSPSTSPSSSPSSFSLHTLTSRLSPRGYTLNRQGTLDSDTTSSAESSPFSSPMLSRSPPKSSLFKTLSHERLLSRNIRKTVVSRNNSLSTDEGSSTDNSPNFMRRASDGLVEGLPPSFGLAPPTIFPIDVVLHRERVMRESMVPIGKDGTLRLSAEYCPDNQRLRVRLISAEGLYTHSVDPKSINCSVSLSLVPGKVQKQRSTVIRKSRNPIFNEDFFFDAISEEDLCQRSLRFKIVNKMSTMKRDYILGDVELPLTSIITI; this is encoded by the coding sequence ATGTGGGTGGTGGAGAAGATCCGTGTGTCTGTGGAGAGAACCAACCTGCCTCTCCCCTCAACGGAATACAGCTTCAGGATCGGAGACATGTTTGGAGAGAAAGCTGAGAAACACAAGAGACTTTCCCTGTGTCCTAATATTATCACCCCAGACACTATCCCAGAGTTTTGCATCCCTCCTAAGATCCCGTCCTTCCAGGAGCCGAAAGGTACAGAGCAGAGCCGCCAGGCCCCCATCATCAGAGTGTCCCTGTGTGAATCTGAGAGGGGGAGCCCTAAGAGGGAAGCCCCAACACGAAAGCTTATCAGCCCACACATCATCCAGGTAGAGAATGTGGACGAGAGCCCTTATGACTGTAGTGATGAGGAGACCACCAACGCAGACCCTCAAAGCCAGGCAGCACTCTCCTTGCCCCACAtggccaaagcccagacttgctACGGTTTCTGTACCCTGCTGGAGAGCCCCCACACCAGGAGGAAGGAGTCCCTGTTCCACAACGACCCTGGCTCCTGTGGCATACCGCTGCTGCTCCCCAGGAGCAGGTCCAACACTTGCTCCAGagtctccccctctacctccccatcctcctccccttcctccttcaGTCTTCACACCCTGACCTCCAGACTCTCGCCCAGAGGTTATACACTCAAcagacagggcacactggacagTGACACCACCTCCTCAGCTGAGTCCTCCCCTTTCAGCTCCCCAATGCTGAGCAGGTCCCCACCCAAGTCTTCCCTCTTCAAAACACTGAGTCATGAAAGGCTTCTTTCCAGAAACATCAGGAAGACTGTGGTGTCCAGAAACAACTCCCTCTCAACAGACGAGGGCAGCTCCACAGACAATAGTCCCAATTTCATGAGGAGGGCGTCAGATGGGCTGGTAGAAGGCCTTCCACCAAGCTTTGGTCTGGCCCCTCCTACCATCTTCCCCATAGACGTGGTTCTGCACAGGGAAAGGGTGATGAGGGAGAGCATGGTCCCTATAGGGAAGGACGGCACCCTGCGCCTCTCTGCAGAGTACTGTCCTGATAACCAGCGGCTGCGGGTGCGGCTCATCAGTGCTGAGGGACTATACACTCACTCGGTGGACCCCAAGAGTATCAACTGCAGTGTCAGCCTTTCCCTGGTGCCTGGAAAGGTCCAGAAGCAGCGTAGCACAGTCATCAGGAAGAGTCGTAACCCTATCTTCAATGAGGACTTCTTCTTTGATGCCATCTCAGAGGAGGACCTCTGCCAACGCTCCCTGAGATTTAAAATTGTCAATAAAATGTCCACTATGAAAAGAGATTATATTCTGGGGGACGTTGAACTTCCGCTCACAAGCATTATCACTATATAA